In Providencia zhijiangensis, a single window of DNA contains:
- a CDS encoding Rpn family recombination-promoting nuclease/putative transposase: MATQSIVAPHDSTFKGFMSKVDNARDFFEVHLPNRIKHLCNFDTLKLASASFVDKTLRSRFSDMLYSVQTLKGKGYFYFLVEHQSSPDKLMGWRLMHYAFCAMNQHLQQGHQTLPQVVPILFYHGNQSPYPYSQPWTDCFEWSDLAHSLYCNPLPLVDLTMASDDELVNHRKVAAMELVLKHASLQGDVFGLSERLVQVLNNNQNHQDDVILVINYLFSVMDTPAYTHIVKTLVEQTEEHQETVMNIAQRLRNEGMEKGREEERMISQQKLANERQHYQQQMVLNLQQQAVMSLKLGLSVDIISQITGLSPSDIHALR; encoded by the coding sequence ATGGCGACCCAATCAATTGTAGCTCCTCATGATTCAACCTTTAAAGGCTTTATGAGCAAAGTGGATAATGCGCGGGATTTTTTTGAAGTCCATCTTCCTAATCGCATTAAACACCTTTGCAATTTTGATACGTTGAAGTTAGCCAGCGCTTCATTTGTGGATAAAACATTGCGCTCTCGTTTCTCGGACATGCTCTATTCCGTTCAAACACTCAAGGGTAAGGGGTATTTTTATTTCTTGGTGGAGCACCAATCTTCCCCCGATAAGCTGATGGGTTGGAGGCTGATGCATTACGCATTTTGCGCGATGAACCAGCATTTGCAGCAGGGGCACCAAACTTTGCCGCAGGTGGTTCCCATCCTGTTTTATCATGGAAATCAATCCCCTTATCCTTATTCCCAGCCATGGACGGATTGCTTTGAGTGGTCTGATTTAGCCCATAGTTTGTATTGCAATCCACTGCCATTAGTGGATCTGACAATGGCAAGTGACGATGAACTTGTGAATCACCGTAAAGTTGCTGCGATGGAGTTAGTTTTAAAGCATGCATCTCTACAGGGTGACGTATTCGGATTATCGGAACGATTAGTTCAGGTACTCAACAATAATCAAAATCATCAAGATGATGTTATTTTGGTTATTAATTACCTCTTTAGCGTTATGGACACACCTGCTTATACCCATATAGTAAAAACGTTGGTTGAGCAAACAGAAGAGCATCAGGAGACCGTGATGAATATTGCACAGCGATTGAGAAATGAAGGAATGGAAAAAGGAAGGGAAGAGGAACGAATGATTAGCCAACAAAAATTAGCGAATGAACGTCAACACTATCAGCAACAAATGGTACTAAACTTGCAACAGCAAGCTGTAATGAGTTTAAAGTTAGGTTTGAGTGTCGATATTATTAGTCAAATTACTGGGTTATCTCCTTCTGATATTCATGCGCTGCGCTAA
- the ugpQ gene encoding glycerophosphodiester phosphodiesterase, with product MNLWPYPKIVAHRGGGKLAPENTLAAIDVGAKYGHTMIEFDAKLSRDGQIFLLHDDTLERTSNGYGIAGDFDWSQLVKIDAGSWYSQEFANEHLPLLSQVAERCQQHRMMANIEIKPTTGLEIETGTVVALAARQLWQGQTAPLLSSFSIESLEAAQAAAPELPRGLLLEEWREDWRELITRLGCVSIHLDHLLLDKARVELLKQAGLYILVYTVNDPERAKLLLAWGVNAICTDRIDLIGPNFPEE from the coding sequence ATGAATCTTTGGCCTTATCCTAAAATTGTCGCCCATCGTGGTGGCGGTAAATTAGCCCCTGAAAATACGCTCGCAGCGATTGATGTCGGGGCAAAATATGGTCACACCATGATTGAGTTTGATGCCAAGTTATCTCGCGATGGTCAAATTTTCCTTCTGCATGATGATACCCTTGAGCGAACGAGTAATGGGTATGGAATTGCAGGGGATTTTGACTGGAGCCAACTGGTTAAAATTGATGCGGGAAGTTGGTATAGCCAAGAGTTTGCCAACGAGCATTTGCCGCTACTATCGCAAGTGGCTGAGCGTTGCCAACAACATCGCATGATGGCGAATATTGAAATTAAGCCAACCACTGGCTTGGAGATTGAGACAGGAACCGTGGTGGCATTAGCGGCTCGCCAACTTTGGCAAGGACAAACTGCACCGTTACTTTCTTCATTTTCCATTGAATCCCTTGAAGCGGCTCAAGCCGCAGCACCTGAATTGCCACGTGGTTTATTATTGGAAGAGTGGCGAGAGGATTGGCGTGAACTGATAACGCGTTTAGGCTGTGTCTCTATCCATTTAGATCATCTCTTATTGGATAAAGCTCGGGTCGAGCTATTGAAGCAAGCGGGCTTATATATTCTGGTGTATACGGTGAATGACCCTGAACGCGCCAAATTATTATTAGCGTGGGGCGTTAATGCAATTTGTACTGATCGTATTGATTTAATCGGCCCAAATTTCCCCGAAGAGTAA